Proteins encoded together in one Lathyrus oleraceus cultivar Zhongwan6 chromosome 5, CAAS_Psat_ZW6_1.0, whole genome shotgun sequence window:
- the LOC127084504 gene encoding uncharacterized protein At5g39865 — MWPPWNKSTSSSFSCSSFKDIQTLLIDEPSTTKSKPSIFHRVTLANKLLRAWSTQPKLTYSPSPSPHDDPRAAQPRPPPLIPVSQQRVVIYFTSLRVVRTTYEDCKTVRSIMRGFKVALDERDVSMDSGFLSELRRVTGRKSGLSLPRVFINERYIGGAGEVRWLHENGELKKLLEGLPVADTYLHACHVCGDHRFLLCGECSGARKVYAEKGGFKTCTACNESGLIRCISCSC; from the coding sequence ATGTGGCCACCATGGAACAAATCAACTTCCTCTTCCTTCTCATGTTCCTCTTTCAAAGACATTCAAACCCTCCTCATAGACGAACCCTCCACTACAAAATCTAAACCCTCTATATTCCACCGAGTCACACTCGCTAACAAGCTCCTCCGAGCCTGGTCGACTCAACCCAAACTCACTTATTCTCCATCTCCATCCCCACACGACGACCCACGCGCCGCGCAACCGCGTCCTCCTCCATTAATCCCCGTTTCACAGCAGCGCGTGGTAATCTACTTCACAAGCCTGCGCGTGGTCCGAACAACATACGAGGATTGCAAAACGGTGCGTTCCATCATGCGCGGTTTCAAAGTCGCATTAGACGAGCGTGACGTGTCGATGGACTCGGGTTTCCTCTCGGAGCTTCGTCGGGTCACGGGTCGCAAATCCGGCTTATCACTGCCACGTGTTTTTATCAATGAGCGGTACATCGGTGGGGCCGGAGAGGTGAGATGGCTGCACGAGAATGGCGAGCTCAAGAAGCTTCTCGAAGGATTGCCCGTAGCGGATACGTATCTCCACGCTTGCCACGTGTGCGGCGATCATAGGTTTTTACTTTGCGGGGAATGTTCTGGTGCGCGCAAGGTGTACGCGGAGAAAGGTGGGTTCAAGACTTGTACGGCTTGTAATGAGAGTGGTCTAATCAGGTGCATCTCTTGTTCTTGTTGA
- the LOC127080553 gene encoding uncharacterized protein LOC127080553, giving the protein MTPLCWYDSGDNIVLGPETVQQKTKKVKVIQEKMKASQSKRKRHHNKKIKDLEFQNDNHVFLRVIPVTDVGRALKSKKFTGRFIGLYQITQRLEAVDYHVTLPPFLLNLHAFFHVSQLRKYVHDRSHVIHMDNMHVRDNLTVETTLVWITDREVKQLRGKKITLVKVIWGGPAGGSMTWELESMMKESYPELFSPCNF; this is encoded by the coding sequence ATGACTCCTCTATGTTGGTATGATTCTGGAGATAACATTGTACTTGGACCAGAAACTGTACAACAGAAGACTAAGAAAGTAAAAGTaattcaagagaagatgaaggcatCTCAAAGTAAGAGGAAGAGACACCATAACAAGAAGATAAAGgatcttgaatttcagaatgaCAATCACGTTTTTCTGAGAGTCATTCCAGTGACTGATGTTGGAAGAGCCTTGAAGTCTAAGAAGTTCACTGGTCGCTTTATTGGACTGTATCAGATTACTCAGAGGCTTGAAGCAGTTGATTATCATGTGACCTTACCCCCATTTCTTTTGAACCTGCATGCTTTTTTCCATGTGTCACAACTTCGAAAGTATGTTCATGATCGTTCGCATGTAATACACATGGACAATATGCATGTTCGTGacaacctgactgttgaaacaaCTCTTGTTTGGATCACGGATCGAGAAGTTAAGCAGCTGCGAGGGAAAAAGATTACTCTAGTGAAGGTCATTTGGGGAGGACCTGCTGGAGGTAGCAtgacttgggagctggagagCATGATGAAGGAATCATACCCAGAGTTATTTTCGCCATGTAATTTTTGA